The Haloarcula rubripromontorii region CGCGACGGCTCTAGCGTTCAGGAGAACCGCGTCGTCACGACGGCCGGCGACCGCGAACTCGGTGAACACGTCCGTGCCGACCTGAACGAGGCGCTCAGAGAGGCCGAACTGCAGGAGTAGCACCCGCGCCAGGACCGGTAGTCACGCTATGACAACACCAGCAACGAGCATCGCGGCCACCGCGACACCGACGACACCAGTCCGGTGAACAGCCGGTAACGCCGTTCGGACATCGAGAAGCATCGGGAGCGCATGGAGCGCGCCGAGGGCCAGATAGCCGGCCGGCGCGACCAGCGGGAACGCGACCGCCCCGATGGCCAGCAGACCGAGTCCGACAACGCCCGCACCGAGGTAGCCGCGGCCGCGCACGGGCTGCCCGGCTCCTTCGAGGACGCCGCCGGTCCAGCAGTAGCCGACGGCCGTCGCTGCGACCCACGCGTACCAGAACGCCAGTTGCCCGGGAACGACACCGAAGAGGCCAGCGACGGTCAGCGCCGCCGCGGTGGTGTTGACCGTCCCCCAGGCGAGCATCGCGTCGGAGAAGCGGACCGGGTCGGGCGCGTGAAGCACCGTCAGCCCGACGAAACCGCCGAGTATGACGGTCCACAGCGCCGACGCCAAGAGCGCGCCGTCGGCGTGGCCCGACCACACAATCGCCTGCGTGCCGCCCCAGCCGACCAGCCCGGCCGCCGCTCCCGAGAGGAGGAACTCCGAGGCCGTGAGCCGCCCGCTCGTGGCTGGCGCGACCCGTTGAAGGCGACTGCGGAGTTCGTCGGCGGCCATCGACCGATGGTTTGCCCGCCTCCCCCTTGAGTGCTCTAGGCTAGCTCTGCGGCCAGCAGGAGGACGCTGGGCGCGACGAGCAGGACCAGACCGACGAGTAGCAGCACTGCCGGCACGACGAGCAGTCCCATGTCGGTGAACAGCCACAGCCCGAGCCCGCCGAGCAGTGCGACGAGACCGACGAATCGAACGAGCCACGTAACGATACCCTCGAATCCGGAATCCGCGACGAGGTCGACGACGTCGAGTATCTCGTCCATGTCGGTCGGCCGTTGCCGGCGGGACGTGTTAATCCCTGTGGCCGTCGGCCGGCCGGACCGCATCTCGAAGGCCTTATGTGGCCGCTCGGCGGACAACAGACCACTATGGCTAGCAAGAGCGGAAAGACCGGCAGCTCGGGCCGTTTCGGCGCTCGCTACGGTCGCGTGTCCCGACGCCGTGTTGCGGAGATTGAATCGGAGATGAACGAGGACCACGCCTGTCCGAACTGCGGCGAGGACCGCGTCGACCGTCAGGGCACGGGTATCTGGCAGTGCGGGTACTGTGACTACAAGTTCACCGGCGGCAGCTACAAGCCGGAGACGCCCGGCGGCAAGACCG contains the following coding sequences:
- a CDS encoding 50S ribosomal protein L37ae; translation: MWPLGGQQTTMASKSGKTGSSGRFGARYGRVSRRRVAEIESEMNEDHACPNCGEDRVDRQGTGIWQCGYCDYKFTGGSYKPETPGGKTVRRSIRAALSEDEE